One segment of Dehalococcoidia bacterium DNA contains the following:
- a CDS encoding C-GCAxxG-C-C family protein — MMTEEESKSRNDFIKVFEEKTREVFSSEANRERVGELTYNNYLKCFGCSQSMLHAFQEVLGFKDDFWFKALGGLQGGGSSGLTCGALLTGFVLISARVGRSNIEDGLVALLPAFEPSHRLTNWFKPMYKSTVCSEITGVNWFDLNEVTEHYLSPRGMETVEKCARLTGGTASKVAEILSQL; from the coding sequence ATGATGACCGAGGAAGAATCTAAATCCAGGAACGATTTCATCAAGGTATTCGAAGAAAAAACAAGAGAGGTTTTCAGCTCAGAGGCTAATCGAGAAAGGGTGGGAGAGCTAACATACAATAACTACTTGAAATGCTTTGGCTGCTCTCAATCTATGCTGCATGCTTTTCAAGAGGTTTTAGGGTTTAAGGACGATTTTTGGTTCAAGGCGCTGGGTGGCCTGCAAGGGGGAGGTAGTAGTGGATTGACCTGTGGTGCATTGCTTACGGGTTTCGTACTCATCAGCGCTAGAGTAGGGCGAAGCAATATTGAAGATGGTCTTGTAGCATTACTACCAGCCTTCGAGCCATCCCATAGACTGACCAACTGGTTTAAACCCATGTACAAGAGTACTGTCTGCTCGGAGATTACGGGGGTCAACTGGTTTGACCTGAATGAGGTGACAGAACACTACCTCAGCCCTCGGGGAATGGAAACGGTGGAAAAATGTGCCAGGCTAACGGGCGGGACAGCCAGCAAGGTAGCAGAGATACTGAGCCAGTTGTAG
- a CDS encoding valine--tRNA ligase, producing MAQKLAEIPKVYDPRIVETKWYQFWQEKGYFSPKIDPQKKPFVIIMPPPNVTGELHLGHALTATLEDIMIRWHRMKGDPTLWLPGIDHAGIAAQVVVEQALAKEGITRHGMGREKFLERMWQWMKQYGRAIAEQHKRLGASCDWSREKFTMDEGPSKAVRTTFVRLYEKGLIYRGERIINWCPRCVTALSDLEVEHEDTSGHLWYVRYHLKGSDEFITVATTRPETIFGDTAVAVNPEDERHRSLIGRTAILPAIGRDIPIITDDAVDPSFGTGAVKVTPAHDPVDFEIGQQHDLPSVNILNPDGTMNQNAGPYKGLDRFACRERLLADLESEGLMVKVERHQHSVGHCCRCNTAVEPWASKQWFVKISPLAIPAIDAVTDGRIRIIPGRFTKVYLNWLENIRDWCISRQLWWGHRIPVWYCNGCGQLTVSIDDPRACIQCGSLEIVQDPDVLDTWFSSALWPHSTLGWPDTTEDFKYFYPTSVMETGYDILFFWVARMIMMGLENTGEVPFNTVYLHGLVRDEKGEKMSKMKGNVLNPLDTIESYGTDALRLALSTGTSPGNDIRLSKGKLEAARNFANKLWNASRFILGNMEEGQGVRIEFDLLPLEDRWILSRLSHLVASVDSLMEDLQFGEAQRQIHDFIWGEFCDWYIEMAKLRLKVGDGEKGRISPIPVLAYVLETSLRLLHPFMPFITEEIWQNLKGYFDYDMAESIMVSPYPAADEEALDEEAEKQMAVVIDIVRAIRNARAEFRVEPSRWIEALVAAVETKPAIETQAQAIETLARVRPLTIIGMEGARPDKAKTIVLEGAEVILPMAGMVDIEVERERLKKESEVTQAEITRFEARLNDENFISKAPPDVVERERKKLATQLDRLMRLGERLSQLG from the coding sequence ATGGCACAGAAGCTAGCAGAGATTCCCAAAGTCTATGACCCACGAATAGTGGAGACAAAGTGGTATCAGTTCTGGCAGGAGAAAGGATACTTTTCCCCCAAGATTGACCCCCAGAAAAAACCCTTCGTAATCATAATGCCCCCACCCAATGTCACCGGCGAGCTTCACCTGGGGCATGCCCTCACCGCAACCCTGGAAGACATCATGATCCGCTGGCACCGTATGAAGGGTGACCCCACCCTCTGGCTTCCCGGTATCGACCATGCGGGGATCGCTGCCCAGGTGGTAGTGGAGCAGGCGCTCGCTAAGGAGGGTATCACCAGGCATGGGATGGGGCGGGAGAAGTTCCTCGAGCGGATGTGGCAGTGGATGAAACAGTATGGCAGGGCGATAGCGGAGCAGCATAAGCGCCTGGGCGCCTCCTGTGACTGGAGCCGAGAGAAATTCACCATGGACGAGGGGCCTTCTAAAGCGGTACGCACTACCTTCGTTCGCCTCTATGAAAAAGGACTAATCTATCGAGGCGAGCGTATCATCAACTGGTGCCCTCGCTGCGTTACTGCCCTTTCAGATCTCGAGGTGGAACACGAGGACACCTCCGGCCATCTATGGTACGTGCGATACCATCTAAAGGGTAGCGACGAGTTCATCACCGTTGCCACCACACGTCCCGAGACCATTTTCGGTGACACTGCAGTGGCGGTAAATCCTGAGGACGAGCGACATAGGAGTCTTATCGGGAGGACGGCTATACTGCCCGCTATCGGCAGGGACATACCCATTATCACCGATGATGCTGTCGATCCCTCATTTGGTACCGGGGCGGTGAAGGTTACCCCGGCCCATGACCCGGTAGACTTCGAGATTGGACAGCAGCATGATTTGCCCTCGGTGAATATATTAAACCCCGATGGGACGATGAACCAAAACGCTGGCCCTTATAAGGGTCTTGATCGCTTCGCCTGCCGCGAGCGGCTTCTCGCCGACCTGGAGAGTGAAGGCCTTATGGTCAAGGTGGAGCGCCATCAACACTCCGTTGGGCACTGCTGCCGCTGCAATACCGCGGTAGAACCCTGGGCCAGCAAGCAGTGGTTCGTCAAGATTTCGCCGCTTGCTATACCTGCAATCGACGCGGTTACCGACGGCAGGATAAGGATCATCCCGGGGCGATTTACCAAGGTCTACCTAAACTGGCTAGAGAATATCCGAGACTGGTGCATCAGCCGCCAGTTGTGGTGGGGGCACAGGATACCGGTATGGTACTGCAACGGTTGCGGCCAGCTCACCGTGAGCATTGATGATCCCCGAGCCTGCATTCAATGCGGATCGTTGGAAATCGTTCAGGACCCCGATGTCCTCGATACCTGGTTCAGTTCGGCGCTCTGGCCTCACTCTACCCTGGGCTGGCCCGATACCACCGAGGATTTCAAATACTTCTATCCGACTTCGGTTATGGAGACGGGCTATGACATCCTCTTTTTCTGGGTCGCCAGGATGATAATGATGGGGCTGGAGAATACCGGGGAGGTGCCATTCAACACCGTTTACCTTCACGGGCTGGTGCGCGATGAGAAGGGCGAGAAGATGAGCAAGATGAAGGGCAACGTCTTAAATCCCCTGGATACTATCGAAAGCTACGGCACCGATGCCCTGCGCCTTGCCCTCTCCACCGGCACCTCGCCGGGAAACGATATCAGGCTGAGCAAGGGGAAGCTGGAGGCAGCCCGCAACTTCGCCAATAAGCTGTGGAACGCTTCCCGGTTCATACTGGGCAATATGGAGGAAGGGCAGGGTGTAAGGATCGAATTCGACTTGCTGCCACTGGAGGATCGCTGGATTCTAAGTCGCTTGAGTCACCTTGTCGCCAGCGTCGATAGCCTCATGGAAGACCTCCAGTTCGGAGAGGCACAGCGGCAGATACACGACTTCATCTGGGGGGAGTTCTGCGACTGGTATATCGAGATGGCGAAGCTCCGCCTCAAGGTAGGGGATGGCGAAAAAGGCAGGATATCCCCGATACCGGTACTTGCCTACGTCCTGGAGACCTCGTTGCGCCTGCTCCATCCCTTCATGCCTTTCATTACTGAGGAGATATGGCAGAATCTTAAAGGATACTTCGATTACGACATGGCTGAATCTATTATGGTCTCCCCCTACCCTGCCGCCGATGAAGAGGCGCTGGACGAAGAGGCGGAGAAACAGATGGCGGTGGTTATAGATATTGTTCGGGCGATTAGAAACGCGCGCGCCGAGTTCCGGGTGGAGCCATCCAGGTGGATAGAGGCACTGGTAGCTGCTGTGGAAACGAAGCCCGCAATTGAAACCCAGGCTCAGGCTATTGAGACCCTGGCGAGGGTAAGGCCGCTTACCATTATCGGCATGGAGGGTGCGAGGCCAGATAAAGCTAAGACGATAGTGCTTGAGGGGGCGGAGGTGATCCTGCCTATGGCGGGCATGGTCGACATTGAGGTGGAAAGGGAGCGTTTGAAGAAGGAGAGCGAGGTCACTCAGGCGGAGATCACCCGCTTCGAGGCCAGGCTTAATGATGAGAATTTTATATCCAAGGCGCCGCCGGACGTGGTGGAAAGGGAAAGGAAAAAGCTGGCTACCCAACTTGACCGGCTGATGAGGCTAGGTGAAAGGCTTTCCCAGCTTGGCTAG
- the arsM gene encoding arsenite methyltransferase, with amino-acid sequence METKKSNEIKNAVRELYAGIARQHTTSCCAPRSEEASSCCSSCAAETSHAQRLYSTEELESIAADIPSLGCGNPIALSELQPGEVVLDLGSGGGLDCFLAAQKVGSQGKVIGLDMTPDMIKLARANAEKLSLSNVEFRLGEMEYMPIESESVDVVISNCVINLSPDKDAVFREVFRALKPGGRLCVSDIVTHGELPASVRESLEQWAGCVAGALEEGEYLDKIQAAGFVRLEAQEEPPTVYKEETACGVGAPIVSIAVKGYKPR; translated from the coding sequence ATGGAAACGAAGAAGAGTAATGAGATAAAGAATGCCGTGCGTGAGCTTTACGCCGGGATAGCGAGGCAGCACACGACCTCCTGCTGCGCACCGCGGAGCGAAGAGGCGTCGAGCTGTTGTAGCTCATGCGCCGCTGAAACAAGCCATGCTCAGAGGCTATATTCCACAGAGGAGCTGGAATCCATAGCGGCTGACATACCCTCGCTGGGATGCGGCAACCCTATTGCACTGTCGGAACTGCAGCCCGGAGAAGTGGTACTCGACCTGGGAAGCGGAGGGGGGCTGGACTGCTTCCTGGCGGCGCAGAAGGTTGGTTCCCAGGGCAAGGTTATCGGGCTGGATATGACACCAGATATGATTAAGCTGGCAAGGGCAAACGCGGAAAAGCTCTCACTGAGCAATGTCGAGTTTCGGCTGGGCGAGATGGAGTACATGCCCATCGAGAGCGAGTCGGTGGATGTGGTTATCTCCAACTGCGTGATAAACCTTTCCCCGGATAAGGACGCTGTCTTCAGGGAGGTTTTTCGGGCGCTCAAGCCAGGGGGAAGGCTCTGCGTTTCCGACATCGTCACCCACGGCGAGCTGCCGGCATCGGTTCGGGAGAGCCTAGAGCAATGGGCTGGCTGCGTGGCCGGTGCCCTTGAGGAGGGGGAGTACCTGGACAAAATTCAGGCCGCTGGTTTTGTTAGACTAGAGGCACAAGAAGAGCCCCCGACCGTCTATAAAGAGGAAACTGCCTGCGGAGTGGGAGCCCCGATAGTCAGCATTGCGGTGAAAGGCTATAAGCCGAGATAG